The following is a genomic window from Crossiella equi.
TCGCCCGCGCGGTGGAAGGAGTGCGAGGCGGGCTGACCGTCCACAGTGGTCCGGTTCCAGGCGTACTGCCCGATCTCCACGCGGGCCCGGTGGATGGAGGGCTGGGAGTCGACGAAGTGCCGGGCCAGGCGCTGGGCGAAGTCCTCGACCTCGCCGATGCCGTCGCGGGCGAAGGCGTAGACGGTGTTCTTCTGCGTGTCGGTGGGCAGCACCTTGCCGTTGTCACCGGTCAGGTGCGTCTCGGCCAGGTCGCCTGCGAGGGCCACGCTGACGTTGAGGTCGGTGATGTGGTGCTGGGGGCCGTCGCGGTCCACGCGCACCAGGCGGGTCTCGGCCTTGCCGTACTGGTTCTCGCCCAGTCTGATGGTCACCACTAGCTCCCGCGGTAGGTGGAGTAGGCGAAGGGGCTCAGCAGCAGCGGCACGTGGTGGTGCTGCTCCGGGTCGGCGACCAGGAAGCTGATCACCACCTCCGGGTAGAACACCGGCCGGTCGCTGGCCTCCAGGTAGGCCCCGGTCTGGAACACCAGCCGGTGCGCGCCCCCGGCGATCGGCAGCTCGCGCAGGCGGCCGTCCTCGTCGGTGACACCCGAGGCCACCACCGTCCACACCGCGTTGACCAGGTGCTCCAGGGTGACCGCGACCCCCGCGGCCGGGCGGCCCAGGGCCGCGTCCAGGACGTGCGTGGAGATCGCCATCAGCCCACCAGCTTCGCCAGGCGCAGCGCGACGATGCCGCCGAGCTCGGCCCTGGCCACGTCGCGTTCGGCGTGGGGCTCGTTGCCCAGCCGGTGCCGCAGCGCGGTGAGCACCTCGCCGGAGGTCTTGCCGGTCGCGCAGATCAGGAACACGTGCCCGAACCTCGCCTCGTAGGCCTGGTTGCCCGCCACGAGCTGCCGCTGGACCTCGGCATCCTCGGTGGCCGCCGCCGACTGCTCGCCCCGCGACCACCGGGCCTCCTGGTCACCGCCGCTCGCGCGCTCGCCGATGCGCGGGTGGGCGTCCATGGCCACCCGGACCTGCGTCCAGTCCAGGGCGTGCAGGGCGTCGGCCCCGGCGGTCTGCAGGGCGCGCAGGTCGCGGAAGGGGCGGTGGGCGAGCACCCGGCGGACCCACTCCGGGCTCGCGCAGCAGGCGAGCAGCGCCCGTGCGGCCCGGTCCTCCGGCAGCGAGTTGAACTCCTCCAGCAACGCGCGAGCACCCCCGTAACACGGCCCTTACCAGGTGGTGCCCGCCAGTACACCCAGGTCACCCGGGTTAGCACTAGGTATGAGAAGCATGAAAACCCCGTCTTGTGCGTGGCCGTCTTTTGTGGCTTCCTCCAATGCGGTGGGGATGGAGGCGACCCGGATGCGGCTGCGCACGCTGTTGGCGGTCTCGGAGCTCAAGCTGGTGCTGCTCACCGGCGCGGAGCACCTGGACCGCCCGGTGCGCTGGGTCTACACCACCGACCAGCTCGACCCCTCGCGCTACCTCGCCGGTGGCGAGCTGGTGCTGACCGGCCTGGTGTGGCGGCGCGGCCCGGCCGACGCGGAGACCTTCGTGGCCGCGCTGGCCGCCGCCGGGGTGGCCGGGCTGGCCGCCGGGGACGCCCAGTTCGGCGAGGTCCCCGACGACCTGGTGCGCGCCTGCGCCCGGCACGGGGTGCCGCTGTTCGCGGTGCCGGTGGACGTCTCCTTCGCCACGATCACCGAACGGGTCGTGCTCGCGGTGGCCGACAAGGCCCCGGACCCGGCGGTGGCCGCCCTGGACCGGCACCGCCGCCTGGTCGAGGCGGTCGCCGAGGGCGCCTCCCTGGCCACGCTGCTGGAGCTCGGCTCGACCGGGATCGGCGCGCACTGCTGGGTGCTCTCGCCCACCGGCCGGGTCGTCGCCGGCAGCACCAGCGCGCCCGGCGCGGCCCGGCGCGAGCTGCTGGTGCGCCAGTTCCTCCGGGCCGACCGGCTGCCGCGCACCGTGCGGCACCGCGACGGCCCGCCGTGCACGCTGCTGGCCGTGCCGGGACGCACCGGGCAGCGCATGGCCAGCTGGTTCCTGGTGGTGGACGGCGACCAGGAGAGGTGGAGCGCCGCGCAGCACGAGGTCGCCGGGGAGCTGGCCACGCTGGTGTCCCTGGACCG
Proteins encoded in this region:
- the uraH gene encoding hydroxyisourate hydrolase, which gives rise to MAISTHVLDAALGRPAAGVAVTLEHLVNAVWTVVASGVTDEDGRLRELPIAGGAHRLVFQTGAYLEASDRPVFYPEVVISFLVADPEQHHHVPLLLSPFAYSTYRGS
- the uraD gene encoding 2-oxo-4-hydroxy-4-carboxy-5-ureidoimidazoline decarboxylase, which codes for MLEEFNSLPEDRAARALLACCASPEWVRRVLAHRPFRDLRALQTAGADALHALDWTQVRVAMDAHPRIGERASGGDQEARWSRGEQSAAATEDAEVQRQLVAGNQAYEARFGHVFLICATGKTSGEVLTALRHRLGNEPHAERDVARAELGGIVALRLAKLVG
- a CDS encoding PucR family transcriptional regulator — its product is MEATRMRLRTLLAVSELKLVLLTGAEHLDRPVRWVYTTDQLDPSRYLAGGELVLTGLVWRRGPADAETFVAALAAAGVAGLAAGDAQFGEVPDDLVRACARHGVPLFAVPVDVSFATITERVVLAVADKAPDPAVAALDRHRRLVEAVAEGASLATLLELGSTGIGAHCWVLSPTGRVVAGSTSAPGAARRELLVRQFLRADRLPRTVRHRDGPPCTLLAVPGRTGQRMASWFLVVDGDQERWSAAQHEVAGELATLVSLDRSRRAERRAVEDRSFAPLLSALVEGRVSAAELESRLAAAGLAGADPVCVLAACAEGGGPGLAATVLGELAEDQAARVLLGVAGDEAFAVLAGPAAALAPVVAGLRTAVDVLEPGLGAARFALGVSGVSTASALAAALEEARHALTLARHRPARAAVVAAEEIASHVLLLATVPAELRRSFGGRLLGPLRDYDREHGSDLVLTLKVFLDCSGSPTRTAAKLHVHVNTLRYRIARIEELTGRDLGSFPDRVDLWLALTLPSG